CCCGCTCTTCGTGCGGCGAGCTCTGGGCAGTCAGCAATGCGAAAGGATCTGGCAGTTGCGCCGCGAATTCTCCTACTCGTTGCGCGACACGGGGCTGACCAAACTCAACCAGGACGTCGTGGTGCCGCGCGGGCGATTGGAGGAATTATTCCAACTGGCCGTGCATCTCCGGAAGAAGCACGGGTTCCCGGTCGCGTGTTTCGGCCACGCCGGAGATGGAAACATTCACGTCAACATCATGGTGGACACGACCCAACCGAACGCGCGGCCGCGGGCCGATGCGGCGCTGGACGAATTGTTTCGCGGCGTCCTGGCGTTGGGAGGCGTGATCACCGGCGAACACGGCATTGGTCTGGCCAAGAAGCCGTGGTGGCCGCTCGCAGTTTCACGGGAGGTGCAGCGGCTGCACGAGGCGGTCAAGCGGGCCGTCGATCCCAAGAGAATTCTGAATCCGGGCAAATTCGTCTGAGCACGCGTTTTGAAAATGGCTTTTGGGTGGAACAGGCCACTGGCCTGTTACGGCAGGCTACCAGCCTGCCGCAATGTTCGGCGGCAGGTTGCCGCCAAAAACGGGCTGGTAGCCCGTTCCACCCATTTTCAGACCGGCTCTGAGTATTATCAAACAATCCCCAGCTCTCCGACAATGCGCGTGCCATCCAGCGTGACGCCGCCGTTTTGCAGGCTTTCGCGGGCGTCGGCGTAACCCGGAATGACCGTGGCGAGCTGCGCGGGCGTTGCGCCCAGATGGTCGCGGATGATTTCACCGAGCACGGATCGGTAATCGACGCTTCGTTTCAAGTAGCGTTGGTTCACCTGGAACATGGAGCCTGAGGTTCCAACCGTCCACGAGTCGTTGCTGCACTGATACACGCCGCCTTTGACCTTGCCGCCCGCGACGAACATGACACCCGCCTCGGCGTGATCGGTCCCTTGATTGCCATTCTCCTTCGTCGTCCGCCCGAATTCCGAAAGCGTGACCACGAGGGTGTCGTCCCAGAGCGTGGGGTTCACAGCCGTGAAATACTTCCGCAACGCGTACATCGTCCAGCCGAGCCATTTCATCCGGTCGGAATGGCCGCCGGTCAGCGCGCCCTGGTTGTTGTGCGTGTCGAATCCGCCGAGGCTGGTTCCCGCGATGATCGCGTCGGTGCTCGAAAGGACCTGCGCGGCCGTCTTGATGTTCTTGAAATAGCCGTAGGAACTGCTCGTGAATCCCTTCTGATTGGACGCGGCGTCGATGGGGAACAAATGGGTCGTGCCGTTGGTGTCGAAGAAATTGTTCGCCGTCAGGCCGATGGTCTTGATCAAGTCGATGGCGTCCTTCAGTCCGACGCCGGTTTGAAACAGAAGTTCGCGGTTGTCTTTCTCCGGATACGGGATGCGATATTCCGCCGTGATGAGCGTGAGCAGCTTCTGCTTTTCCGCGGCCGTCCCGGTAATGCCGTACATGTCGTAACGATTCGGATCCGCCAGATTCGTCGTCAACGGCGCG
This window of the Verrucomicrobiota bacterium genome carries:
- a CDS encoding DUF1501 domain-containing protein, whose protein sequence is MNILTRRTFLERSLQVALGATASAFLNVPSFMQRALAQGTIPQRNKKILFVFLRGGNDGLNTIIPWGDSAYNQTTRPSLYIPPPDPLTSVSGRIPTTTDQTRTVDLGNGFAGIHPGLAGLAPVFNDGQVALIHRVGYPKQSRSHFDSQRYWENGMPSKNLTSSGIFYRAIANTGLAVGRKFPAISLESSNPLLLRGPAPLTTNLADPNRYDMYGITGTAAEKQKLLTLITAEYRIPYPEKDNRELLFQTGVGLKDAIDLIKTIGLTANNFFDTNGTTHLFPIDAASNQKGFTSSSYGYFKNIKTAAQVLSSTDAIIAGTSLGGFDTHNNQGALTGGHSDRMKWLGWTMYALRKYFTAVNPTLWDDTLVVTLSEFGRTTKENGNQGTDHAEAGVMFVAGGKVKGGVYQCSNDSWTVGTSGSMFQVNQRYLKRSVDYRSVLGEIIRDHLGATPAQLATVIPGYADARESLQNGGVTLDGTRIVGELGIV